In Elaeis guineensis isolate ETL-2024a chromosome 1, EG11, whole genome shotgun sequence, a genomic segment contains:
- the LOC105031991 gene encoding transcription factor IBH1-like 1: MPRLLSLYLAFPITTMQASNTFKQAFLKRMLLGLQLAGVSSKCMTIQERKSAIKLSADVAMACARGSTNWSRAIVTDLSKQEKNKVLLRSILGKDFERLIKPCHHTWKIPRSKKILKRSFRECSRRRKGLRAPHGLATSVLARVLVKKRTQVLKRLIPGGEYLDGSYLLDETLDYAISLRAQVDLMQRLSKAFEASKLGSHNVCTLQARGDSYADK, translated from the exons ATGCCAAGACTTTTGTCTCTCTACCTTGCTTTCCCAATCACTACCATGCAAGCCTCGAACACATTCAAGCAAGCCTTCCTCAAGCGCATGCTCCTGGGGcttcagctagctggtgtctcaTCCAAGTGTATGACCATCCAAGAGAGAAAGAGTGCCATCAAGCTCTCGGCCGATGTCGCCATGGCCTGCGCTAGAGGCAGCACAAATTGGAGTCGTGCCATCGTCACAGACCTTTCAAAACAAGAGAAGAACAAGGTCCTTCTGAGGAGCATACTGGGCAAAGATTTCGAGAGGCTAATCAAGCCATGCCACCACACATGGAAGATCCCGAGGAGTAAGAAGATCTTAAAGAGGAGCTTTAGAGAGTGTTCTAGGAGGAGGAAGGGTCTACGTGCACCACATGGCCTTGCAACAAGTGTTCTTGCTAGGGTTTTGGTGAAGAAGAGGACTCAGGTGCTCAAGAGACTCATACCAGGTGGTGAGTATTTGGATGGCTCCTATTTGCTGGATGAGACTTTAGACTATGCCATCTCTCTCCGAGCTCAGGTTGATCTCATGCAGCGCCTTTCAAAAGCCTTTGAAGCCTCAAAACTCGG ATCTCATAACGTATGCACGTTGCAAGCAAGAGGGGATTCATATGCTGACAAATGA
- the LOC105031992 gene encoding uncharacterized protein, whose product MYVTRPLSHYHNNPHALSEYPPEGPGSGILVIKDEEAESEQVCCWGLCKDSRIYGLPFPQNTKIKVRYTTSHQGANGQSHSTTYRDDVFFIPAIAQPLSSNRYHVIRADGRNKGKAATCSREEDMTTCCFCSFANDVASSPLDHTDIYQQVEIICHRNKFHAKAVASDGIPPEYLRRKGWRAYTSDSTNYYLTEARGLDVSLRNRLPDLDFNISTKRSPAIVVGKWYCPFMFIKEGDRLKDQMKRSMFYNLTLQQFWEEIYSCENDGKEGNDVNLSIGVRRHMALLNGSEVVHDSREVVDGMVWFKPVNSGERGLGLSLAIWERMRWEEERGGWIGGQENVERLEVYGGENGWKKFGCYALVESFVLKRMDGTVALTYDFKHTNKIRTKWE is encoded by the exons ATGTATGTGACCAGGCCTCTCTCCCATTACCATAACAACCCCCATGCTCTCTCTGAGTACCCGCCAGAAGGTCCCGGTTCTGGTATTCTTGTGATCAAAGATGAAGAGGCTGAGAGTGAACAAGTGTGCTGTTGGGGACTCTGCAAAGATTCGAGGATTTATGGCCTCCCATTCCCTCAAAATACCAAGATTAAAGTTCGATATACCACCAGCCACCAAGGTGCAAACGGCCAGAGTCACAGTACGACCTATAGAGATGATGTCTTCTTCATTCCAGCCATTGCCCAGCCGTTATCATCAAATAGGTACCATGTTATCAGAGCAGATGGAAGAAACAAAGG GAAAGCAGCCACATGTTCGAGAGAGGAGGATATGACCACATGTTGTTTTTGTTCATTTGCTAATGATGTCGCATCAAGTCCTTTAGATCACACAGATATTTATCAGCAAGTAGAGATCATCTGTCACAGAAATAAGTTTCACGCCAAGGCAGTAGCTTCTGATGGAATTCCCCCAGAATATCTTAGAAGGAAAGGTTGGCGGGCCTACACTTCGGATTCAACTAATTACTACTTAACCGAAGCTCGAGGCCTTGATGTGTCTCTTAGGAATAGATTGCCTGATCTGGACTTCAACATTTCTACAAAACGCTCTCCTGCCATTGTTGTGGGGAAGTGGTACTGCCCTTTTATGTTCATAAAGGAAGGTGACCGATTAAAAGACCAAATGAAAAGATCCATGTTCTATAACTTGACTCTCCAGCAATTCTGGGAGGAGATCTATAGCTGTGAGAATGATGGCAAGGAAGGAAACGATGTGAACCTAAGTATTGGTGTTAGAAGGCACATGGCGTTGCTGAACGGTAGTGAAGTAGTCCATGACAGCAGAGAGGTGGTCGATGGAATGGTGTGGTTCAAGCCTGTCAACTCTGGGGAGAGGGGATTGGGTTTGAGTCTAGCAATATGGGAGAGGATGCGGTGGGAGGAAGAAAGAGGTGGGTGGATTGGTGGTCAAGAGAATGTGGAAAGGCTAGAGGTGTATGGAGGAGAGAATGGATGGAAGAAGTTTGGTTGCTATGCATTGGTGGAATCATTTGTTCTGAAAAGAATGGATGGTACCGTGGCTTTAACCTATGACTTCAAGCACACTAACAAAATTCGAACCAAATGGGAATGA